Genomic DNA from Paenibacillus donghaensis:
CCCCCTAATGGACTGGAGTCCTCTATATGCAGCAATTCTGAACGTTGAACAACATCGAGCACATCCAGCACATCCAGCACAACGATCCGACCTGATTAAGTGCAAAACTGCACTTAATCTCGGGCGATTCGATGACTTTCAACTAATTAAGTGCAGATGTGCATCTAATCCAGCCCATTTGAGCGAAACCCCCTCCTACGTATGAATTTAGTTGTACTTTCGACACTTATTTCTTCATCATCCCACATTTGGGCGGAATTAAGTGCTGATTCGCAACTAATTTGCTGTAGAAAGAGGCAGATATCACTTGTTAACCATCTGCACAATTTCCAGGCGGCCGATACGTTTGACAGGTCCTATTACGGACACCATAGCGGTTACCAGGGTCAGCCCCAGAATAATGCCCAGCATGTCCAGCGGCACCTCCCAGTCAAACCCCCATCGTTCGGTTATAACGATGGTATATAAATAATAATGCAATGGAATCCCAATGGAGCAACCGGCCAGACACCCGCTGAATGCATAAGCCGCGGCTTCAGCGGCCACCATGCGGCGCAGCTGTTTAACGGTCATCCCGACTGCGCGCATCACGCCATAGTGATAGATTCTGCCGGTTACACTGGTGTTCATGCTGTTGACAATGTTGAACACGGTTATCAGAGCAATAATAACCAGAAATCCATAGGTGAAGATCGCAAAGGAAGAGAACATCGCTTGTACCTCCGAATTGCTCTGCCGCTGATCTGAGACCTGTACCGCAGGCTGGATCCCGACAACCAGGTCCCTCAGCGCTGTGACGGTGTCGTCACCACCCGCCCGGTCAAGCTGCACATCGATTGCCCCATAATCCTGAGCGCCTGCGAGTGCCGTGAAGGTTGACTCCGAGCCAATCAGTACAAACACTCCTGGCACCCGGCGAAAAGCGCTGGATGATAATATCCCTGCGACCCTCACCTCATGCTCACCGGATGGAAATTTCAAATGAATCGTATCGCCTATCTTCCATGCAAGCTCAGCAGATTCTACCACCAGCACACTATTCTTCACTTCTTCTACTTCCCGAACACTTCCCTTGATCAGCTGCTTCCTGGCCCAGTAGAACTGCTGCTCCTCATAAGAGATCAGATTGATGCTGGCTTCTCCTGCAGCTGAACGAGTAGATATTTCACTCATGTTCTTGCGCCCATAGATCTTGCTTACATCAGGAACAACCTTAATCCTTTCCATTAATGCAGAGCTTAATGAAGCCTTGCCGGCAGGGCTGACCAAGGAAACATCAGGAGTACCCGGCTTCAGCGGAATAAGCGCATGGGACATTAACTGCACCAGAATGCTGAAGCCGAGAAACAGGACAATGCTGACAGCAAAAGAACCGGTGAGCAGCATAATATTCTTTGGGCTGGCAAAAGCATGCCGCAGTCCCATGGCTACTTCAACACGGACATGCTTCGTTTGCGCAGCCCTTGCTGATTGCGCTAGAGATTGTGTGTCCAAATTTCCGGTGACCGCGCTAAGCGGTGATATTCTGGCTGCCTTTCTGCTCGGGGCAAGTGAAGCCGCAATCACTGTGATGAACCCGGTCAAGCTTCCGCCCATCCAACTGATCCAGCTGATTCCAAACAGCGGCATCTCCTGAAAGAAGCCAGGGTTTACAGCCCTCAAGTATGCGGATGCTGACCAGACGATCACCGTTCCGACCACAATTCCGAGCGGAATGCCGCGCAGGCTGAAACGAATTCCCTCCAGCAGCACGAATCTGCGGACTTGGGCCTTCGAAGCCCCCAGACAGCGCAGCAGTCCGAAGAACTGGGTCCGTTCCAGAACGCTCATATTGAAGCTGCTGGCGATCATCAGCACGCCTGCTGCCAGAACCAGCACGGACAGTATGCCCGCTGCTGTGTAGAGCTGAAGCAGATAACTCTCCCGGCTCTGTCCAATTAACCCTAGCAGCCTGGTATTCTCAACCACCTGCTGGTCATCCAGCATTAACTGCTGTTTGATTTGTTTTATGGCTGACTGCATATCCGTTCTTTTTTTAAACTGTACCAGATATTGCCTGGAGTCTTCATTCTTGCCCTCAAGAGTCGGATTCTCCCCATAAGCCACTACAAGCCCATGACCATCCGCCTTCTTCAGGCTGCCGAAATCACGATAAACCCCTACAACGGTGTATTCCTGGCTGCTTCCCTCCGACATATTAACGGAGATACGCGTATCCAGCGCAAACGAGAATTGCTCCATAGCCTGACGGTCCAGCATCACTTCTCCGCGCTTCTGTGGAAAATGTCCTTCTGCGGGATCAAGTCCCATCGCTCCAGCCATTTCTGGTTCGATCCCTATAACAGACAGCGGTTTGCCATGCAGGGTATAACCTTTAGCAGCACTGCTGCCGATCCAGCCTGATACGCCCACATCCACCCTGCTGCCGATCAGCTTGGCGGCATCAACGCTTATTCCCTTCAGCATGACGTGATAGTTGCCGCCGGATTTGATCGTAGTGGCAATCTGAGTGCGTATCTCCATATCCGCCATTCCAAAAATAGTAGTCACCAGGCAGACAGCTACCGCAATGCACAGCAAGGTAATCCGGTTCTTCTTCCGGTTCACAACACCCTGCTGCTTAATCAGCCCCAGATAGCTGTTCATTCCGCCCGTCCTCCCAGATCGGTCAGTCTGCCGTCGGTAACTCGCAGCACCCGGTCCGCAGACGAGGTCATATTCATATTGTGCGTAATCATCAGGATCGTCTGTTGATAACGCCTGGAAGCTGCCTTCAACAGAGCAACCACCTCATCGCTGTTTCTGCTGTCCAGATTCCCGGTCGGTTCATCCGCCAAGATGAGCATGGGGCGAGTGATCAGTGCCCGGCCAATCGCCACCCGCTGCTGCTGACCTCCCGACAGCTGGCGAGGGAGGTGGCTGCGCCGCTCCAGCAAACCCAGAACGCTGAGAATTTCCTCAACCACCTCCGGCTCCGGCTTCTGATAATCCAGCAGGAGAGGGAAAGTGATATTCTGTTCTACCGTCAGCTCCGGGATCAAATTGTAAGCCTGAAAGATAAATCCAATATTGCGGCGACGGAATATCGTCAGCTTCTCTTCCTTCATCGCAAAGATATCTTTGCCGTCGATCAGCACTTTACCCGAGGTAGGCGTGTCCAGCGCGCCTAATGTGTTCAGTAGGGTGCTTTTGCCGGAACCAGATTCACCGACGACAGCCACAAACTCTCCTTTGGTTACAGAGAAAGAAACCTCCTTGAGCGCTTCAATGCTGGTATCTCCGCTTCCGTAGATTTTGCTAACCTTATTAACTTCTAATAGCTCCATATCCTATGCCACCTTTCGTTACGGTTAGCATAACCTGCCTATCTTACTGCGAGATGTATTCATTCTTACAATCTAGTAAGCTTCACAAAGTTCATCGTGAATACACACCCGCTGCCTGGCTCACTCTCCACAGAGAGACTCCCGCCAAAAGCCTCCACTATGGATTTCGTCACTGGCAGACCCAAACCAGTTCCATCGATCTCCTGTGCGAAGCGGCTTCTGTAAAACCGCTTGAAGATGTGATGCAGATCTTGAGGGTGAATCCCTTTCCCGTCATCCTGAAACCGGATAGTGACCAGAGCAGGCGTCTCTCTCCAGCAGACATGGATCCGGCCACCGGCTGCGGTATGCTCCAGAGCATTTTTCAGCAGATTCCCTGCTGCTTCCGCCATCCATGCCGCATCGCAATACAGGATCGTAGCCTCCGGCCCCTGCAAAGTGATTGTTTTGCGCTCCTGCTGTGCAGAGGCTTCATATTGAAGCATAGTCTCCTGCAGCAGCTGCTGAAGCTGATAAGGTTGCTTGTCCATCTTTACCGTTCCGGCATCCAGCTTGGTAATCCTGAGCAGATTGTCAATCAGCCTCTCCATTCGTTGCAGCGAGGCTGTGGTCTGCAGTGAAAATTTGCGTACAACATCAGGGTTGTTAGCATCCTCAAGGATGATTTCGTTGTACATACTCAGCGCGGCCAACGGGGTTTTTAGCTGATGAGAGATATCTTCCAACGTATTCTTCAGGAAAGCCTTGCGCTCCTGCTCTGCTTGAACATGGGCATGCAGCGAGGTAGCCAGTTCATTGACTGCCGTGAAGAACTGGTACAGACTGCCTTCCTTCTCACAGTCCAGCCTTGAGGCCGTATTCCCCCGCATAAAAGCTACAACCACCGTCTGAGCATCCTCCAGCGTGTTTTGCTGCCGCTTGAAGTAGAACAGAAACGGTAGCAGGATCAAGCAGGCACCCAATACTGCCCACAGGATATTGCCAAGCAAGAGCCGGGTCCGCAGTTGATCCGCTTCCGGCAGCACCTCCCGCCCTGTTTCAGACGTATACCCCTGCCCCGACAAGAACTTGCGTCCGGTGAACGATTGCGCTGCAGAAGCTTCCCCCGAATAGGCGGCCGCAACCTCAGTCTCTCTGATTCCATGCTCCAGCAGATAGCCAGCTATCCGGTAATCACGTTCGATCAGCTTGGTCTCCAGCCCATGAAGGGCAATCTGTGAATTCAGCAGACCCGCCAGCAGCAGAACAAGCGGAACTGCAGCCAGCACCCCAAACAAGCGGCGCACATCCATATTGGTAAAAATTGAAAATCTGTTCATCGGCTGCTCCCCTGTTTCCATTTGTAGCCTACTCCGCGAACGGTAAGCAGGAATTGCGGCTCATTGGGGGTGCGCTCTATCTTGGTTCTGAGCCTGCGTATATAAACGGACAGTGTGTTGTCATCTACAAATTCGCCATGTCCATCCCACAATTTCTGCAGAATGGCCGCACGTTCAAGGATGATATCCGGGTGTTTCATCAGGTAACAGAGCAGCTTGTATTCCGCAGCAGTCAATTCCAGCGGCTGTCCATCCTGGATCACACGGTGGGTCAGCAGCTCGATCAGGATACCATTGGAACTCAGCACAGTCCCTGCTTCCTGATAAGCAAGCGTCCTGCGAAGCAGCGCCTTCATGCGGGAGAACAGCTCATTCAGTTTAAACGGTTTAGTGATATAATCATCGCCCCCAATATCAAGCCCCATTACTATATTCACCTCTTCGTCGGATGCAGTAAGAAAGATGATCGGCACCGCTGAATTGCTCCGCACTTTCCGGCACAGCTCAAACCCCGTTCCATCGGGCAAGACCAGGTCCAGAACCAGTAGATCATATGTATGTTGTGAATATAAGGTCATCGCATCTGCTACGGTACGGGCTGTATCCACTGCATAACCATTTTTCTTCATTGCATATTCCAATCCGTCTATTAAGCTGAGATCGTCCTCGACCAAAAGAATAGTTATCACGCTGCACACTCCTCCAATTCACCAACTTCACTAGACTCCCAGAGAATATCTGGAAGAAATCCTTTTTATTCATCATAACACCACCATACCGCAAGAAGAAACGGCTTCACCGTCCTCTGAAAGAGGCGGCATCCGTTTCTGCGAGAAATAGAAGGATAATTTATGGCGCTTATATTTACAAAAAAACCGTGCTCCCCCGGTAAAACTAAGGGTGCACGGTTATTCCTAACCTATTTATCTTCCGCCGCTGCGGAATTTCTGCGAATAAGTCTTCACATCCTGGGCATTCTTCACCCGGTTGCGGGCCCATTCCAGCAGAATCCGGTCAATGTAGCGGAAGTGCAGCTTGCCTGCAAATACGGATTCCTTCAGTGCCAGCAAGATCAGCTCCTCCGGGTACCGGTCCTGATCCACCCAGCCAGAGATCGTCTCGCATTCCATTGGAGACAACGGCCGGCCGAACTCCTTCTCGAAGATGCTGAACAGGCTGCGGCCTTGCTCAGCCTCCCTGGCTTGCACAGGCGGAGCAGATGTGCCGTATCCGCCTGCAGGCGCGGCAGCACCGGAATGATGCGCCGCAGCCCGCAGGTCCGGCGTACCGCCGGATCTGCTAGTCTGATCACCCGCAGATTCCTGGCGCAGCACAGCCAGATAAGTGCCTAACTTGCCGTACAAGCCCGTGAAATTGTAGCGCTCATAGTGGATATCGCGCAGCTCGTCGTTATCCCCATCGATGCTGATGAAACCTTCCTTCATCAGCTTCTGCAGTTCACCGGCAATCACGGAGATGCTGCGTCCGGTTACAGTCTGCAATTCCTCCAGCGAAGGGAATTCAATCCCCTCCACCTGACGGAAGGAGAGCAGGTGGATCAGCAGCATGGCTTCACTGCCGCTGAGGCCCAGCTTGCGGTAATGCTTCAGCAGCGCATATGGAATGACGGCCATTCCGTTCTCCAGACCGAAGGCAGCGCCTTCGCTCCAGGTACTCCATTCTTTGCCGTCCATAGAAGACCCCCTTATCCCTTACGGGTAGAGACGGTACAGTGTACGAGGGAATGGAATAGTCTCGCGTACATGGTCAAGGCCGCAGATCCAAGCTACCGTGCGTTCCAATCCAAGACCGAAGCCGGAATGGGGCACTGAACCGTAGGTCCGCAGGTCCATGTACCATTTGTACGTGTCCAGCGAAAGGTTATGTTCCTTGAAACGTTCTTCCAGCAAAGCCGGATCGTCGATCCGCTGGGAGCCGCCAATAATCTCACCATATCCTTCAGGTGCGATCATATCGGCGCACAGCACCACTTCAGGACGGTTCGGATCTGGCTTCATATAGAAGGCCTTGAAGGAGGCCGGGTAATGCGTAATGAAGACTGGCTTGTCATATTCCTGGGCAATCGCCGTCTCATGCGGAGCACCGAAGTCCTCGCCCCAGGCGATTTCGAATTCCTTATCGTTCAGGAATTTAATCGCTTCATCGTACGTGATGCGCGGGAATGGCGCCTTGATATTCTCCAGCTTGGAGATATCGCGGCCAACCGCTTCCAGCTCAGCGCGGCAGTTGGTCAATACAGACTGCACTACGTGGCTGATGAACTCTTCCTGCACCTTCAGACTCTCTTCATGATCGGTAAAGGCCATTTCCGGCTCGATCATCCAGAACTCGATCAGGTGGCGGCGGGTCTTGGATTTCTCCGCCCGGAAAGTTGGACCGAAGGAGTACACCTTGCCCAGCGCCATTGCAGCAGCTTCCATATAGAGCTGGCCGCTCTGCGTCAGGTAGGCATCCTCTTCAAAATACTTCGTGTGGAACAGGTTGGTCGTTCCTTCTGCCGAAGTAGGCGTCAGGATCGGCGGATCTACCATCGTAAATCCGTTCTGATCGAAAAACTGCTGCACCGCACGGATAATCTCCGCACGGATTACCAACACTGCCCGCTGCTTCGCAGAGCGGAGCCACAAGTGACGGTGATCCATCAGGAAATCTACACCATGCTCCTTGTTCGTAATTGGATAATTCTCGGTCAGATGCAGCACTTCAATGCCGGTTACCGTCATTTCGAAGCCGGATTGGCTACGCGGTTCTTCACGGATCACGCCGGTTACATACAGCGAGCTCTCCTGGGTAAGACTCTTGGCATCATCCCATACCTGCTCAGGCACCTCGGATTTCACCACCACACCCTGGATATAACCTGTGCCATCGCGGAGCTGCAGGAACTGGATTTTGCCGCTGGAGCGCTTGTTATTGACCCAACAGCCGATAACAACCGTTTCTCCAACATGTTCATTTACGTTTTTGATTACACTCT
This window encodes:
- a CDS encoding ABC transporter ATP-binding protein → MELLEVNKVSKIYGSGDTSIEALKEVSFSVTKGEFVAVVGESGSGKSTLLNTLGALDTPTSGKVLIDGKDIFAMKEEKLTIFRRRNIGFIFQAYNLIPELTVEQNITFPLLLDYQKPEPEVVEEILSVLGLLERRSHLPRQLSGGQQQRVAIGRALITRPMLILADEPTGNLDSRNSDEVVALLKAASRRYQQTILMITHNMNMTSSADRVLRVTDGRLTDLGGRAE
- a CDS encoding DnaD domain protein, which translates into the protein MDGKEWSTWSEGAAFGLENGMAVIPYALLKHYRKLGLSGSEAMLLIHLLSFRQVEGIEFPSLEELQTVTGRSISVIAGELQKLMKEGFISIDGDNDELRDIHYERYNFTGLYGKLGTYLAVLRQESAGDQTSRSGGTPDLRAAAHHSGAAAPAGGYGTSAPPVQAREAEQGRSLFSIFEKEFGRPLSPMECETISGWVDQDRYPEELILLALKESVFAGKLHFRYIDRILLEWARNRVKNAQDVKTYSQKFRSGGR
- a CDS encoding ABC transporter permease; the encoded protein is MNSYLGLIKQQGVVNRKKNRITLLCIAVAVCLVTTIFGMADMEIRTQIATTIKSGGNYHVMLKGISVDAAKLIGSRVDVGVSGWIGSSAAKGYTLHGKPLSVIGIEPEMAGAMGLDPAEGHFPQKRGEVMLDRQAMEQFSFALDTRISVNMSEGSSQEYTVVGVYRDFGSLKKADGHGLVVAYGENPTLEGKNEDSRQYLVQFKKRTDMQSAIKQIKQQLMLDDQQVVENTRLLGLIGQSRESYLLQLYTAAGILSVLVLAAGVLMIASSFNMSVLERTQFFGLLRCLGASKAQVRRFVLLEGIRFSLRGIPLGIVVGTVIVWSASAYLRAVNPGFFQEMPLFGISWISWMGGSLTGFITVIAASLAPSRKAARISPLSAVTGNLDTQSLAQSARAAQTKHVRVEVAMGLRHAFASPKNIMLLTGSFAVSIVLFLGFSILVQLMSHALIPLKPGTPDVSLVSPAGKASLSSALMERIKVVPDVSKIYGRKNMSEISTRSAAGEASINLISYEEQQFYWARKQLIKGSVREVEEVKNSVLVVESAELAWKIGDTIHLKFPSGEHEVRVAGILSSSAFRRVPGVFVLIGSESTFTALAGAQDYGAIDVQLDRAGGDDTVTALRDLVVGIQPAVQVSDQRQSNSEVQAMFSSFAIFTYGFLVIIALITVFNIVNSMNTSVTGRIYHYGVMRAVGMTVKQLRRMVAAEAAAYAFSGCLAGCSIGIPLHYYLYTIVITERWGFDWEVPLDMLGIILGLTLVTAMVSVIGPVKRIGRLEIVQMVNK
- a CDS encoding sensor histidine kinase, translated to MNRFSIFTNMDVRRLFGVLAAVPLVLLLAGLLNSQIALHGLETKLIERDYRIAGYLLEHGIRETEVAAAYSGEASAAQSFTGRKFLSGQGYTSETGREVLPEADQLRTRLLLGNILWAVLGACLILLPFLFYFKRQQNTLEDAQTVVVAFMRGNTASRLDCEKEGSLYQFFTAVNELATSLHAHVQAEQERKAFLKNTLEDISHQLKTPLAALSMYNEIILEDANNPDVVRKFSLQTTASLQRMERLIDNLLRITKLDAGTVKMDKQPYQLQQLLQETMLQYEASAQQERKTITLQGPEATILYCDAAWMAEAAGNLLKNALEHTAAGGRIHVCWRETPALVTIRFQDDGKGIHPQDLHHIFKRFYRSRFAQEIDGTGLGLPVTKSIVEAFGGSLSVESEPGSGCVFTMNFVKLTRL
- a CDS encoding response regulator transcription factor, with the translated sequence MITILLVEDDLSLIDGLEYAMKKNGYAVDTARTVADAMTLYSQHTYDLLVLDLVLPDGTGFELCRKVRSNSAVPIIFLTASDEEVNIVMGLDIGGDDYITKPFKLNELFSRMKALLRRTLAYQEAGTVLSSNGILIELLTHRVIQDGQPLELTAAEYKLLCYLMKHPDIILERAAILQKLWDGHGEFVDDNTLSVYIRRLRTKIERTPNEPQFLLTVRGVGYKWKQGSSR
- the asnS gene encoding asparagine--tRNA ligase, which gives rise to MANKSVIKNVNEHVGETVVIGCWVNNKRSSGKIQFLQLRDGTGYIQGVVVKSEVPEQVWDDAKSLTQESSLYVTGVIREEPRSQSGFEMTVTGIEVLHLTENYPITNKEHGVDFLMDHRHLWLRSAKQRAVLVIRAEIIRAVQQFFDQNGFTMVDPPILTPTSAEGTTNLFHTKYFEEDAYLTQSGQLYMEAAAMALGKVYSFGPTFRAEKSKTRRHLIEFWMIEPEMAFTDHEESLKVQEEFISHVVQSVLTNCRAELEAVGRDISKLENIKAPFPRITYDEAIKFLNDKEFEIAWGEDFGAPHETAIAQEYDKPVFITHYPASFKAFYMKPDPNRPEVVLCADMIAPEGYGEIIGGSQRIDDPALLEERFKEHNLSLDTYKWYMDLRTYGSVPHSGFGLGLERTVAWICGLDHVRETIPFPRTLYRLYP